A single genomic interval of Helianthus annuus cultivar XRQ/B chromosome 13, HanXRQr2.0-SUNRISE, whole genome shotgun sequence harbors:
- the LOC118485498 gene encoding protein HOTHEAD-like, with the protein MCCPQRNIMVYSSWRMSTTLVTILFLFNFGVAELAPNYTFMHEATKAPRVSFFDYIVIGGGTTGIPIATTLSANYSVLLLERGGSPYNDANITKAENFGLYFLDTSQDSPVQQFVVEGVANGRARVLGGGTSINAGFYSRGEKQFNKEARLKDEDLIQDSYEWTEKVMVFDQDVQNWQSAVGAGLVEAGVTPDNGFTYDHLVGTKVGGAIFDKNGTRHTAADLLQYANPEGLSLFLHATVHKVLFKHKGSSKPRAYGVVFEDTLGTKHVAYLKREKNNEIILSAGALGSPQLLMLSGIGPKDQLDALNIKIVLEQPFVGQDMADNPLNVLFIPSPIGVERSLVQVAGITPFGSYIEAIGGFNVIFVNLSDYQGYTPEEGGFIYEKTNGPLSKGNLTIVNRNASDNPSVTFNYFSEPEDLQKCVKGIKTILKTVNSEAFSNYKLANMTTQDILDLNMKIPYNMNAHGNTSTSLEQHCKDTVRTIWHYHGGCHIGKVVDDEYKVLGVDSLRVVDGSTLLNSPGTNPQASLLMLGRYMGVTILSQRIAGEKRFAN; encoded by the exons ATGTGTTGTCCTCAACGTAACATAATGGTTTACAGTTCATGGAGAATGAGTACCACTCTTGTTACCATTCTTTTCTTATTTAATTTTGGTGTCGCTGAATTAG CTCCAAACTATACCTTCATGCATGAAGCAACAAAAGCCCCTAGGGTTTCTTTCTTTGACTACATCGTTATCGGAGGAGGTACCACCGGTATCCCCATAGCCACCACCCTATCTGCGAACTACTCGGTTTTATTACTCGAACGCGGTGGCTCACCTTACAACGATGCCAACATCACCAAGGCCGAAAATTTCGGTCTCTACTTCCTTGACACATCACAAGATTCACCCGTTCAACAGTTTGTAGTTGAAGGTGTTGCGAATGGACGAGCTCGTGTGTTGGGTGGTGGAACATCAATCAACGCTGGTTTTTACTCTCGTGGTGAAAAACAATTCAACAAAGAGGCCAGATTAAAGGATGAAGATTTGATCCAAGATTCCTACGAGTGGACCGAAAAAGTTATGGTTTTTGACCAGGATGTGCAAAATTGGCAATCGGCAGTTGGAGCTGGTCTTGTGGAAGCTGGGGTCACACCGGACAATGGGTTTACTTATGATCACCTTGTTGGGACTAAAGTGGGTGGGGCTATTTTTGATAAAAATGGTACCCGACATACGGCTGCCGATTTGCTACAATATGCAAATCCAGAAGGGTTGTCTCTTTTTCTACACGCAACGGTTCACAAAGTCTTGTTTAAGCATAAAG GAAGCTCAAAGCCAAGGGCTTATGGAGTAGTGTTCGAAGATACGCTAGGGACAAAGCACGTTGCATATTTGAAACGTGAAAAGAATAACGAAATCATATTGTCTGCTGGAGCTCTTGGAAGCCCACAACTTTTGATGTTGAGTGGCATAGGTCCAAAAGACCAACTTGACGCCCTTAACATAAAAATTGTTCTTGAACAACCCTTTGTTGGTCAAGATATGGCAGATAACCCACTAAATGTACTCTTCATTCCTTCTCCTATCGGCGTTGAGCGATCTTTAGTCCAAGTTGCGGGTATTACTCCATTCGGTAGCTATATTGAAGCAATTGGTGGCTTTAACGTTATCTTCGTGAATCTTTCGGACTATCAGGGTTATACACCAGAG GAGGGCGGTTTCATATATGAAAAGACTAATGGCCCTTTATCTAAGGGTAACCTAACGATTGTAAATCGTAATGCATCTGACAACCCATCTGTAACATTTAACTACTTTAGCGAACCTGAAGACTTGCAGAAATGCGTGAAGGGGATCAAAACCATCCTAAAAACAGTTAATTCAGAAGCATTCTCAAACTACAAGCTCGCCAACATGACAACCCAGGATATTCTTGATCTTAACATGAAAATACCCTATAACATGAATGCACATGGTAATACAAGCACCTCCTTAGAACAACATTGCAAGGACACTGTAAGAACTATATGGCATTATCACGGCGGGTGTCATATCGGGAAGGTTGTTGATGATGAGTATAAGGTTCTTGGTGTCGATTCTCTTCGTGTTGTTGACGGGTCGACTTTACTTAACTCTCCGGGAACTAATCCTCAAGCTAGCTTGTTGATGCTTGGAAG ATACATGGGAGTTACTATACTGTCCCAAAGGATCGCAGGGGAGAAGCGATTTGCAAATTGA